A single Vigna radiata var. radiata cultivar VC1973A chromosome 8, Vradiata_ver6, whole genome shotgun sequence DNA region contains:
- the LOC106772714 gene encoding ATP-dependent DNA helicase Q-like SIM isoform X6 yields the protein MGRNAMDGNDTCWDKVIAEMIEMGFEHSSIVEAIKVVGPSVPSAVEHILNSTTEEPSTTHTSNSHARNGNALKKRPLRKCLVRQSNIFDHFRSNDDVEEHKKEIPQLGIKPNPIVLSEPFEAQDLDVESDWEQKTSNLMKKHFGFSSLKSFQKEAISAWVVHKDCLVLAATGSGKSLCFQIPALFSGKVVVVISPLISLMHDQCLKLTRHGISACFLGSGQPDNTVEQKAMRGLYSIVYICPETVLRLIQPLQKLAESRGIALFAIDEVHCVSKWGHDFRPDYRRLSVLRENFSTSKLKSLKFDIPLMALTATATKRVREDILKSLQMSKETKVCLTSFFRPNLRFMVKHSRVSQASYAKDFHELIRVYGRKKNIDEKEKVFISDDSDQISNSSDASSISDTDSVSPDDMDDNQDDYAYRDINIMHSGNSDDFLTGKELSIEFLENDIDAFQSMDNLDVARGDFCVLPHKELELSKNTNIPKKPEGRVKILNEPLEQGPTIIYVPTRKETLRIAKYLCKFGLKAAAYNAGLPKLHLRKVHKEFHENGLEVIVATIAFGMGIDKSNVRRIIHYGWPQSLEAYYQEAGRAGRDGKLSDCILYANLASKPSLLPSRKSEDQKKQAYIMLSDCFRYGMNTSCCRAKILVEYFGEDFGHQKCHLCDVCIDGPPKKQNLKEEACIFLQTIGAQNQGRRDSKDYSYDDDIHFDYNYRGQRERPNLRMLVGKIRQQVNLVMIVIYYCLIYWVFSFVANP from the exons ATGGGAAGGAATGCGATGGATGGGAACGACACATGTTGGGACAAAGTCATTGCAGAAATGATTGAAATGGGTTTCGAGCATTCGAGCATAGTCGAAGCCATTAAAGTAGTGGGTCCATCTGTTCCCAGCGCTGTGGAACACATTCTCAATTCTACTACTGAAGAACCATCCACTACCCACACCTCCAATTCGCATGCCCGCAATGGGAATGCTCTCAAAAAACGACCTTTGCGCAAGTGTTTAGTTCGACAATCCAATATATTCGACCATTTCCGTTCCAATGACGATGTCGAAGAACACAAGAAGGAAATCCCTCAATTGGGGATTAAACCCAACCCCATTGTGCTTTCAGAGCCTTTTGAAGCGCAAGATTTGGACGTTGAATCTGATTGGGAGCAGAAGACTAGCAATCTGATGAAAAAGCATTTTGGTTTTTCATCCTTGAAGAGTTTTCAGAAGGAAGCCATCTCTGCCTGGGTTGTTCACAAAGACTGTCTTGTCCTCGCTGCAACAGGATCCG GGAAATCTCTGTGCTTTCAGATTCCTGCATTGTTTTCTGGCAAAGTGGTGGTTGTGATTTCGCCCTTGATAAGCCTCATGCATGACCAGTGTTTAAAGCTGACTAGACATGGGATCAGTGCGTGCTTTCTTGGCTCCGGGCAACCAGATAACACCGTTGAACAGAAAGCAATGAGAGGATTGTATAGTATAGTGTATATTTGCCCAGAGACTGTTCTAAG ATTGATTCAACCACTGCAGAAGCTTGCAGAAAGTCGTGGTATTGCTTTATTTGCAATTGACGAGGTACACTGTGTTTCGAAATGGGGTCATGATTTTCGTCCAGATTACAG GCGACTGTCTGTGCTGAGAGAAAATTTCAGTACAAGCAAGCTAAAATCCCTAAAATTTGATATACCTCTGATGGCCTTAACAGCTACAGCTACAAAAAGAGTACGGGAAGACATTTTAAAATCATTGCAAATGTCAAAAGAAACGAAAGTTTGCCTTACATCATTTTTTAGACCTAACTTACGATTCATG GTAAAACATAGTCGAGTATCACAGGCTTCTTATGCAAAAGATTTTCATGAATTGATTCGTGTATAtggtagaaagaaaaatattgatgaaaaggaaaaggttttcatcTCGGATGATTCAGATCAGATTTCTAATAGCTCCGATGCTAGTAGTATATCTGATACAGACAGTGTTTCACCTGATGACATGGATGACAACCAAGATGATTATGCTTATAGAGATATTAATATAATGCACTCAGGAAACTCTGATGACTTTTTAACTGGAAAAGAATTGTCAATTGAATTCCTGGAAAATGATATCGATGCCTTTCAAAGTATGGATAACTTAGATG TTGCCCGTGGTGACTTCTGTGTGCTACCTCACAAGGAATTGGAATTATCCAAGAACACCAACATACCTAAGAAACCAGAAGGAAGAGTAAAAATTCTTAACGAGCCTTTGGAACAAGGACCAACAATCATATATGTACCCACCAGAAAAGAAACTCTGAGAATTGCGAAGTACCTATGCAAGTTTGGTTTGAAGGCAGCTGCTTATAATGCAGGG CTTCCCAAATTGCATCTAAGAAAGGTTCATAAAGAGTTTCACGAAAATGGTTTAGAG GTTATTGTTGCTACAATAGCTTTTGGAATGGGTATTGACAAATCAAATGTCAGAAGAATCATCCACTATGGTTGGCCACAG AGTTTAGAAGCATACTATCAAGAAGCTGGACGGGCTGGTCGAGATGGGAAATTATCAGATTGCA TTCTGTATGCAAACCTAGCAAGCAAGCCATCACTTTTGCCTAGTCGAAAAAGTGAAGATCAgaaaaaacaagcatatattATGTTGTCTGACTGTTTCAG ATATGGAATGAATACTTCATGCTGTCGAGCTAAGATTCTTGTTGAATACTTTGGAGAGGATTTCGGTCATCAGAAATGTCACTT ATGTGATGTGTGCATTGATGGTCCACCTAAAAAGCAGAATCTAAAAGAGGAGGCCTGTATTTTTCTGCAAACTATAGGTGCCCAAAAT CAGGGGCGTAGGGATTCCAAGGATTACTCATATGACGATGATATACATTTTGACTACAATTACAGAGGACAAAGAGAGAGGCCGAATCTTAGGATGTTGGTTGGAAAAATAAGGCAGCAGGTGAACCTAGTTATGATTGTCATTTATTACTGTTTGATATATTGGGTGTTCTCTTTTGTTGCTAATCCATGA
- the LOC106772714 gene encoding ATP-dependent DNA helicase Q-like SIM isoform X5 has translation MGRNAMDGNDTCWDKVIAEMIEMGFEHSSIVEAIKVVGPSVPSAVEHILNSTTEEPSTTHTSNSHARNGNALKKRPLRKCLVRQSNIFDHFRSNDDVEEHKKEIPQLGIKPNPIVLSEPFEAQDLDVESDWEQKTSNLMKKHFGFSSLKSFQKEAISAWVVHKDCLVLAATGSGKSLCFQIPALFSGKVVVVISPLISLMHDQCLKLTRHGISACFLGSGQPDNTVEQKAMRGLYSIVYICPETVLRLIQPLQKLAESRGIALFAIDEVHCVSKWGHDFRPDYRRLSVLRENFSTSKLKSLKFDIPLMALTATATKRVREDILKSLQMSKETKVCLTSFFRPNLRFMVKHSRVSQASYAKDFHELIRVYGRKKNIDEKEKVFISDDSDQISNSSDASSISDTDSVSPDDMDDNQDDYAYRDINIMHSGNSDDFLTGKELSIEFLENDIDAFQSMDNLDVARGDFCVLPHKELELSKNTNIPKKPEGRVKILNEPLEQGPTIIYVPTRKETLRIAKYLCKFGLKAAAYNAGLPKLHLRKVHKEFHENGLEVIVATIAFGMGIDKSNVRRIIHYGWPQSLEAYYQEAGRAGRDGKLSDCILYANLASKPSLLPSRKSEDQKKQAYIMLSDCFRYGMNTSCCRAKILVEYFGEDFGHQKCHLCDVCIDGPPKKQNLKEEACIFLQTIGAQNGRRDSKDYSYDDDIHFDYNYRGQRERPNLRMLVGKIRQQFQKFSTTDMLWWRGLARILEVKGYIREGDDKSHVQAKFPEFVRSMNEEAFWVYPEADMLLARKLTEKPFSSFSEWGKGWADPEIRRQRLERMGVKRKSGMVSSSKRKPKRKVQHDLRTSRGRLTAKLSKYK, from the exons ATGGGAAGGAATGCGATGGATGGGAACGACACATGTTGGGACAAAGTCATTGCAGAAATGATTGAAATGGGTTTCGAGCATTCGAGCATAGTCGAAGCCATTAAAGTAGTGGGTCCATCTGTTCCCAGCGCTGTGGAACACATTCTCAATTCTACTACTGAAGAACCATCCACTACCCACACCTCCAATTCGCATGCCCGCAATGGGAATGCTCTCAAAAAACGACCTTTGCGCAAGTGTTTAGTTCGACAATCCAATATATTCGACCATTTCCGTTCCAATGACGATGTCGAAGAACACAAGAAGGAAATCCCTCAATTGGGGATTAAACCCAACCCCATTGTGCTTTCAGAGCCTTTTGAAGCGCAAGATTTGGACGTTGAATCTGATTGGGAGCAGAAGACTAGCAATCTGATGAAAAAGCATTTTGGTTTTTCATCCTTGAAGAGTTTTCAGAAGGAAGCCATCTCTGCCTGGGTTGTTCACAAAGACTGTCTTGTCCTCGCTGCAACAGGATCCG GGAAATCTCTGTGCTTTCAGATTCCTGCATTGTTTTCTGGCAAAGTGGTGGTTGTGATTTCGCCCTTGATAAGCCTCATGCATGACCAGTGTTTAAAGCTGACTAGACATGGGATCAGTGCGTGCTTTCTTGGCTCCGGGCAACCAGATAACACCGTTGAACAGAAAGCAATGAGAGGATTGTATAGTATAGTGTATATTTGCCCAGAGACTGTTCTAAG ATTGATTCAACCACTGCAGAAGCTTGCAGAAAGTCGTGGTATTGCTTTATTTGCAATTGACGAGGTACACTGTGTTTCGAAATGGGGTCATGATTTTCGTCCAGATTACAG GCGACTGTCTGTGCTGAGAGAAAATTTCAGTACAAGCAAGCTAAAATCCCTAAAATTTGATATACCTCTGATGGCCTTAACAGCTACAGCTACAAAAAGAGTACGGGAAGACATTTTAAAATCATTGCAAATGTCAAAAGAAACGAAAGTTTGCCTTACATCATTTTTTAGACCTAACTTACGATTCATG GTAAAACATAGTCGAGTATCACAGGCTTCTTATGCAAAAGATTTTCATGAATTGATTCGTGTATAtggtagaaagaaaaatattgatgaaaaggaaaaggttttcatcTCGGATGATTCAGATCAGATTTCTAATAGCTCCGATGCTAGTAGTATATCTGATACAGACAGTGTTTCACCTGATGACATGGATGACAACCAAGATGATTATGCTTATAGAGATATTAATATAATGCACTCAGGAAACTCTGATGACTTTTTAACTGGAAAAGAATTGTCAATTGAATTCCTGGAAAATGATATCGATGCCTTTCAAAGTATGGATAACTTAGATG TTGCCCGTGGTGACTTCTGTGTGCTACCTCACAAGGAATTGGAATTATCCAAGAACACCAACATACCTAAGAAACCAGAAGGAAGAGTAAAAATTCTTAACGAGCCTTTGGAACAAGGACCAACAATCATATATGTACCCACCAGAAAAGAAACTCTGAGAATTGCGAAGTACCTATGCAAGTTTGGTTTGAAGGCAGCTGCTTATAATGCAGGG CTTCCCAAATTGCATCTAAGAAAGGTTCATAAAGAGTTTCACGAAAATGGTTTAGAG GTTATTGTTGCTACAATAGCTTTTGGAATGGGTATTGACAAATCAAATGTCAGAAGAATCATCCACTATGGTTGGCCACAG AGTTTAGAAGCATACTATCAAGAAGCTGGACGGGCTGGTCGAGATGGGAAATTATCAGATTGCA TTCTGTATGCAAACCTAGCAAGCAAGCCATCACTTTTGCCTAGTCGAAAAAGTGAAGATCAgaaaaaacaagcatatattATGTTGTCTGACTGTTTCAG ATATGGAATGAATACTTCATGCTGTCGAGCTAAGATTCTTGTTGAATACTTTGGAGAGGATTTCGGTCATCAGAAATGTCACTT ATGTGATGTGTGCATTGATGGTCCACCTAAAAAGCAGAATCTAAAAGAGGAGGCCTGTATTTTTCTGCAAACTATAGGTGCCCAAAAT GGGCGTAGGGATTCCAAGGATTACTCATATGACGATGATATACATTTTGACTACAATTACAGAGGACAAAGAGAGAGGCCGAATCTTAGGATGTTGGTTGGAAAAATAAGGCAGCAG TTTCAAAAGTTTTCAACCACTGACATGTTATGGTGGAGAGGTCTTGCTCGAATTTTGGAAGTTAAAGGATACATCAGAGAAGGAGATGACAAG AGCCATGTTCAGGCAAAATTCCCGGAATTTGTGAGGTCCATGAATGAGGAAGCTTTCTGGGTTTACCCTGAAGCAGATATGTTGCTTGCAAGAAAATTAACTGAGAAACCATTTTCCTCATTCTCAGAATGGGGAAAGGGTTGGGCTGATCCTGAGATCCGTCGCCAGCGCCTAGAAAGAATGGGAGTGAAGAGAAAGTCAGGGATGGTGTCAAGTTCCAAAAGGAAACCAAAGAGAAAAGTGCAACATGATTTGAGGACTTCTCGTGGCAGACTAACAGCAAAACTCTCAAAATATAAGTGA
- the LOC106772714 gene encoding ATP-dependent DNA helicase Q-like SIM isoform X2 has product MGRNAMDGNDTCWDKVIAEMIEMGFEHSSIVEAIKVVGPSVPSAVEHILNSTTEEPSTTHTSNSHARNGNALKKRPLRKCLVRQSNIFDHFRSNDDVEEHKKEIPQLGIKPNPIVLSEPFEAQDLDVESDWEQKTSNLMKKHFGFSSLKSFQKEAISAWVVHKDCLVLAATGSGKSLCFQIPALFSGKVVVVISPLISLMHDQCLKLTRHGISACFLGSGQPDNTVEQKAMRGLYSIVYICPETVLRLIQPLQKLAESRGIALFAIDEVHCVSKWGHDFRPDYRRLSVLRENFSTSKLKSLKFDIPLMALTATATKRVREDILKSLQMSKETKVCLTSFFRPNLRFMVKHSRVSQASYAKDFHELIRVYGRKKNIDEKEKVFISDDSDQISNSSDASSISDTDSVSPDDMDDNQDDYAYRDINIMHSGNSDDFLTGKELSIEFLENDIDAFQSMDNLDVARGDFCVLPHKELELSKNTNIPKKPEGRVKILNEPLEQGPTIIYVPTRKETLRIAKYLCKFGLKAAAYNAGLPKLHLRKVHKEFHENGLEVIVATIAFGMGIDKSNVRRIIHYGWPQSLEAYYQEAGRAGRDGKLSDCILYANLASKPSLLPSRKSEDQKKQAYIMLSDCFRYGMNTSCCRAKILVEYFGEDFGHQKCHLCDVCIDGPPKKQNLKEEACIFLQTIGAQNGRRDSKDYSYDDDIHFDYNYRGQRERPNLRMLVGKIRQQTCFHLKNVRIQFQKFSTTDMLWWRGLARILEVKGYIREGDDKSHVQAKFPEFVRSMNEEAFWVYPEADMLLARKLTEKPFSSFSEWGKGWADPEIRRQRLERMGVKRKSGMVSSSKRKPKRKVQHDLRTSRGRLTAKLSKYK; this is encoded by the exons ATGGGAAGGAATGCGATGGATGGGAACGACACATGTTGGGACAAAGTCATTGCAGAAATGATTGAAATGGGTTTCGAGCATTCGAGCATAGTCGAAGCCATTAAAGTAGTGGGTCCATCTGTTCCCAGCGCTGTGGAACACATTCTCAATTCTACTACTGAAGAACCATCCACTACCCACACCTCCAATTCGCATGCCCGCAATGGGAATGCTCTCAAAAAACGACCTTTGCGCAAGTGTTTAGTTCGACAATCCAATATATTCGACCATTTCCGTTCCAATGACGATGTCGAAGAACACAAGAAGGAAATCCCTCAATTGGGGATTAAACCCAACCCCATTGTGCTTTCAGAGCCTTTTGAAGCGCAAGATTTGGACGTTGAATCTGATTGGGAGCAGAAGACTAGCAATCTGATGAAAAAGCATTTTGGTTTTTCATCCTTGAAGAGTTTTCAGAAGGAAGCCATCTCTGCCTGGGTTGTTCACAAAGACTGTCTTGTCCTCGCTGCAACAGGATCCG GGAAATCTCTGTGCTTTCAGATTCCTGCATTGTTTTCTGGCAAAGTGGTGGTTGTGATTTCGCCCTTGATAAGCCTCATGCATGACCAGTGTTTAAAGCTGACTAGACATGGGATCAGTGCGTGCTTTCTTGGCTCCGGGCAACCAGATAACACCGTTGAACAGAAAGCAATGAGAGGATTGTATAGTATAGTGTATATTTGCCCAGAGACTGTTCTAAG ATTGATTCAACCACTGCAGAAGCTTGCAGAAAGTCGTGGTATTGCTTTATTTGCAATTGACGAGGTACACTGTGTTTCGAAATGGGGTCATGATTTTCGTCCAGATTACAG GCGACTGTCTGTGCTGAGAGAAAATTTCAGTACAAGCAAGCTAAAATCCCTAAAATTTGATATACCTCTGATGGCCTTAACAGCTACAGCTACAAAAAGAGTACGGGAAGACATTTTAAAATCATTGCAAATGTCAAAAGAAACGAAAGTTTGCCTTACATCATTTTTTAGACCTAACTTACGATTCATG GTAAAACATAGTCGAGTATCACAGGCTTCTTATGCAAAAGATTTTCATGAATTGATTCGTGTATAtggtagaaagaaaaatattgatgaaaaggaaaaggttttcatcTCGGATGATTCAGATCAGATTTCTAATAGCTCCGATGCTAGTAGTATATCTGATACAGACAGTGTTTCACCTGATGACATGGATGACAACCAAGATGATTATGCTTATAGAGATATTAATATAATGCACTCAGGAAACTCTGATGACTTTTTAACTGGAAAAGAATTGTCAATTGAATTCCTGGAAAATGATATCGATGCCTTTCAAAGTATGGATAACTTAGATG TTGCCCGTGGTGACTTCTGTGTGCTACCTCACAAGGAATTGGAATTATCCAAGAACACCAACATACCTAAGAAACCAGAAGGAAGAGTAAAAATTCTTAACGAGCCTTTGGAACAAGGACCAACAATCATATATGTACCCACCAGAAAAGAAACTCTGAGAATTGCGAAGTACCTATGCAAGTTTGGTTTGAAGGCAGCTGCTTATAATGCAGGG CTTCCCAAATTGCATCTAAGAAAGGTTCATAAAGAGTTTCACGAAAATGGTTTAGAG GTTATTGTTGCTACAATAGCTTTTGGAATGGGTATTGACAAATCAAATGTCAGAAGAATCATCCACTATGGTTGGCCACAG AGTTTAGAAGCATACTATCAAGAAGCTGGACGGGCTGGTCGAGATGGGAAATTATCAGATTGCA TTCTGTATGCAAACCTAGCAAGCAAGCCATCACTTTTGCCTAGTCGAAAAAGTGAAGATCAgaaaaaacaagcatatattATGTTGTCTGACTGTTTCAG ATATGGAATGAATACTTCATGCTGTCGAGCTAAGATTCTTGTTGAATACTTTGGAGAGGATTTCGGTCATCAGAAATGTCACTT ATGTGATGTGTGCATTGATGGTCCACCTAAAAAGCAGAATCTAAAAGAGGAGGCCTGTATTTTTCTGCAAACTATAGGTGCCCAAAAT GGGCGTAGGGATTCCAAGGATTACTCATATGACGATGATATACATTTTGACTACAATTACAGAGGACAAAGAGAGAGGCCGAATCTTAGGATGTTGGTTGGAAAAATAAGGCAGCAG ACTTGTTTTCACTTGAAAAATGTCCGTATACAGTTTCAAAAGTTTTCAACCACTGACATGTTATGGTGGAGAGGTCTTGCTCGAATTTTGGAAGTTAAAGGATACATCAGAGAAGGAGATGACAAG AGCCATGTTCAGGCAAAATTCCCGGAATTTGTGAGGTCCATGAATGAGGAAGCTTTCTGGGTTTACCCTGAAGCAGATATGTTGCTTGCAAGAAAATTAACTGAGAAACCATTTTCCTCATTCTCAGAATGGGGAAAGGGTTGGGCTGATCCTGAGATCCGTCGCCAGCGCCTAGAAAGAATGGGAGTGAAGAGAAAGTCAGGGATGGTGTCAAGTTCCAAAAGGAAACCAAAGAGAAAAGTGCAACATGATTTGAGGACTTCTCGTGGCAGACTAACAGCAAAACTCTCAAAATATAAGTGA
- the LOC106772714 gene encoding ATP-dependent DNA helicase Q-like SIM isoform X1 produces MGRNAMDGNDTCWDKVIAEMIEMGFEHSSIVEAIKVVGPSVPSAVEHILNSTTEEPSTTHTSNSHARNGNALKKRPLRKCLVRQSNIFDHFRSNDDVEEHKKEIPQLGIKPNPIVLSEPFEAQDLDVESDWEQKTSNLMKKHFGFSSLKSFQKEAISAWVVHKDCLVLAATGSGKSLCFQIPALFSGKVVVVISPLISLMHDQCLKLTRHGISACFLGSGQPDNTVEQKAMRGLYSIVYICPETVLRLIQPLQKLAESRGIALFAIDEVHCVSKWGHDFRPDYRRLSVLRENFSTSKLKSLKFDIPLMALTATATKRVREDILKSLQMSKETKVCLTSFFRPNLRFMVKHSRVSQASYAKDFHELIRVYGRKKNIDEKEKVFISDDSDQISNSSDASSISDTDSVSPDDMDDNQDDYAYRDINIMHSGNSDDFLTGKELSIEFLENDIDAFQSMDNLDVARGDFCVLPHKELELSKNTNIPKKPEGRVKILNEPLEQGPTIIYVPTRKETLRIAKYLCKFGLKAAAYNAGLPKLHLRKVHKEFHENGLEVIVATIAFGMGIDKSNVRRIIHYGWPQSLEAYYQEAGRAGRDGKLSDCILYANLASKPSLLPSRKSEDQKKQAYIMLSDCFRYGMNTSCCRAKILVEYFGEDFGHQKCHLCDVCIDGPPKKQNLKEEACIFLQTIGAQNQGRRDSKDYSYDDDIHFDYNYRGQRERPNLRMLVGKIRQQTCFHLKNVRIQFQKFSTTDMLWWRGLARILEVKGYIREGDDKSHVQAKFPEFVRSMNEEAFWVYPEADMLLARKLTEKPFSSFSEWGKGWADPEIRRQRLERMGVKRKSGMVSSSKRKPKRKVQHDLRTSRGRLTAKLSKYK; encoded by the exons ATGGGAAGGAATGCGATGGATGGGAACGACACATGTTGGGACAAAGTCATTGCAGAAATGATTGAAATGGGTTTCGAGCATTCGAGCATAGTCGAAGCCATTAAAGTAGTGGGTCCATCTGTTCCCAGCGCTGTGGAACACATTCTCAATTCTACTACTGAAGAACCATCCACTACCCACACCTCCAATTCGCATGCCCGCAATGGGAATGCTCTCAAAAAACGACCTTTGCGCAAGTGTTTAGTTCGACAATCCAATATATTCGACCATTTCCGTTCCAATGACGATGTCGAAGAACACAAGAAGGAAATCCCTCAATTGGGGATTAAACCCAACCCCATTGTGCTTTCAGAGCCTTTTGAAGCGCAAGATTTGGACGTTGAATCTGATTGGGAGCAGAAGACTAGCAATCTGATGAAAAAGCATTTTGGTTTTTCATCCTTGAAGAGTTTTCAGAAGGAAGCCATCTCTGCCTGGGTTGTTCACAAAGACTGTCTTGTCCTCGCTGCAACAGGATCCG GGAAATCTCTGTGCTTTCAGATTCCTGCATTGTTTTCTGGCAAAGTGGTGGTTGTGATTTCGCCCTTGATAAGCCTCATGCATGACCAGTGTTTAAAGCTGACTAGACATGGGATCAGTGCGTGCTTTCTTGGCTCCGGGCAACCAGATAACACCGTTGAACAGAAAGCAATGAGAGGATTGTATAGTATAGTGTATATTTGCCCAGAGACTGTTCTAAG ATTGATTCAACCACTGCAGAAGCTTGCAGAAAGTCGTGGTATTGCTTTATTTGCAATTGACGAGGTACACTGTGTTTCGAAATGGGGTCATGATTTTCGTCCAGATTACAG GCGACTGTCTGTGCTGAGAGAAAATTTCAGTACAAGCAAGCTAAAATCCCTAAAATTTGATATACCTCTGATGGCCTTAACAGCTACAGCTACAAAAAGAGTACGGGAAGACATTTTAAAATCATTGCAAATGTCAAAAGAAACGAAAGTTTGCCTTACATCATTTTTTAGACCTAACTTACGATTCATG GTAAAACATAGTCGAGTATCACAGGCTTCTTATGCAAAAGATTTTCATGAATTGATTCGTGTATAtggtagaaagaaaaatattgatgaaaaggaaaaggttttcatcTCGGATGATTCAGATCAGATTTCTAATAGCTCCGATGCTAGTAGTATATCTGATACAGACAGTGTTTCACCTGATGACATGGATGACAACCAAGATGATTATGCTTATAGAGATATTAATATAATGCACTCAGGAAACTCTGATGACTTTTTAACTGGAAAAGAATTGTCAATTGAATTCCTGGAAAATGATATCGATGCCTTTCAAAGTATGGATAACTTAGATG TTGCCCGTGGTGACTTCTGTGTGCTACCTCACAAGGAATTGGAATTATCCAAGAACACCAACATACCTAAGAAACCAGAAGGAAGAGTAAAAATTCTTAACGAGCCTTTGGAACAAGGACCAACAATCATATATGTACCCACCAGAAAAGAAACTCTGAGAATTGCGAAGTACCTATGCAAGTTTGGTTTGAAGGCAGCTGCTTATAATGCAGGG CTTCCCAAATTGCATCTAAGAAAGGTTCATAAAGAGTTTCACGAAAATGGTTTAGAG GTTATTGTTGCTACAATAGCTTTTGGAATGGGTATTGACAAATCAAATGTCAGAAGAATCATCCACTATGGTTGGCCACAG AGTTTAGAAGCATACTATCAAGAAGCTGGACGGGCTGGTCGAGATGGGAAATTATCAGATTGCA TTCTGTATGCAAACCTAGCAAGCAAGCCATCACTTTTGCCTAGTCGAAAAAGTGAAGATCAgaaaaaacaagcatatattATGTTGTCTGACTGTTTCAG ATATGGAATGAATACTTCATGCTGTCGAGCTAAGATTCTTGTTGAATACTTTGGAGAGGATTTCGGTCATCAGAAATGTCACTT ATGTGATGTGTGCATTGATGGTCCACCTAAAAAGCAGAATCTAAAAGAGGAGGCCTGTATTTTTCTGCAAACTATAGGTGCCCAAAAT CAGGGGCGTAGGGATTCCAAGGATTACTCATATGACGATGATATACATTTTGACTACAATTACAGAGGACAAAGAGAGAGGCCGAATCTTAGGATGTTGGTTGGAAAAATAAGGCAGCAG ACTTGTTTTCACTTGAAAAATGTCCGTATACAGTTTCAAAAGTTTTCAACCACTGACATGTTATGGTGGAGAGGTCTTGCTCGAATTTTGGAAGTTAAAGGATACATCAGAGAAGGAGATGACAAG AGCCATGTTCAGGCAAAATTCCCGGAATTTGTGAGGTCCATGAATGAGGAAGCTTTCTGGGTTTACCCTGAAGCAGATATGTTGCTTGCAAGAAAATTAACTGAGAAACCATTTTCCTCATTCTCAGAATGGGGAAAGGGTTGGGCTGATCCTGAGATCCGTCGCCAGCGCCTAGAAAGAATGGGAGTGAAGAGAAAGTCAGGGATGGTGTCAAGTTCCAAAAGGAAACCAAAGAGAAAAGTGCAACATGATTTGAGGACTTCTCGTGGCAGACTAACAGCAAAACTCTCAAAATATAAGTGA